The genomic DNA GCCGCCCTCGAGCAGGAACGAGCCGAAAATGGCGCCGCAGCCGAGCAGCAGCCCGGCGACGGTTCCAACTTCCAGCGACTTCTTCATGACTCGCCCGCTCCCGGCCTTCGCACGGAAGGCCTCACCCGCTTTTCGGCCGCGGCCCCTCGACCTTTAGCCCGCAAATCCTGTTCGCCGTTGCCCGTCCAAGGCCGCAAAACGCCGCGAGCCCGCCGCGCGACGGGGCGCGGCGGGCTCGCGGTCGATCGAAAAGTCGCTACTTGGTCCAGCGGTCAAGCCAACCCAGCACCGTGTCGTGCCAGAGGATGCTGTTCTGCGGCTTGAGCACCCAGTGGTTCTCGTCGGGCAGGTAGAGGAACTCGCTGGGGATCCCCTTCCGCTGCGCGGCGGTGAAGACGCCCATGCCGCCGGTCTCGACGACGCGGTAGTCCTTGCCGCCGTGGACGACGAGCACCGGCGTCTTCCAGTTCTTCACGAGGTTGATGGGGTTGTGCTTCTGGTAGCCGGCCTGGTTGTCCCACGGCGTGCCGCCGTGCTCCCACTCCGGGAACCAGAGCTCCTCGGTGTCGTAGTAGGCGAACTGCTCGTCGAGGTTGCCGTCGTGCACGACGAGGCACTTGAAGCCGTCGGGCCACGCGCCGGCGATCCAGTTGATCATGTAGCCGCCGTACGAAGCGCCGAGCGCGCAGGCGCGGCCGCCGTCGAGCCACGGGTACTTGGCCAGCGCCGCGGCGAGCCCTTTCTGCAGGTCCTCGAGCGGCGCGCCGCCCCAGTCGCCGCGGATCGCGTCGGTGAACTTCTGCCCGTAGCCGGTCGAGCCGTGGAAGTCGACCATCAGCGCGGCGTAGCCGCGGGCGGCGTAGGTCTGCGGGTTCCAGCGGTAGTGGAAGTCGTTGCCGAACGAGCCCTGCGGCCCGCCGTGGATCAGGAAGGCGATCGGGTACTTCTTCGCCGGGTCGAAGCCGACCGGCTTGACGATCCAGGCGTGGACCGTGTCGCCGTGGGCGCCGACGAAGGTGAACTGCTCCGGCTCGCCGAAGCCGACGGCCGCGAGGCGGTCCTTGTTGACCGCGGTGATCGCCTTGAACTCCGCGCCGTCGGTCTTGAGCGTGTAGAGCTCGTCGGGGGAGCGCAGGTGGTCGAGCGCGACGAGCAGCTTGTCGCCCGCGCGCATCGCCGCGGCCACGGTGCCGTACTTCGTCAGCCGCGTCGCGGCGCCGGTGGCCATGTCGAGGGCGAAGAGCGGATGGTGGCCGAGGTCGTCGGCGGAGACGAAGAGGGTCTTGCCGTCGGCGGAGAAGAACATGTCGCCGGCGGAGCGGTCCCACGCCGGGGCGAGTTCGCGCTCGGCGCCGGTCGCCCAGTCGCGGACCATGATCCGGAAGCGGTCGGCCTCGAAGCCGGGGCGCGACATCGCCTTGTAGACGAGCGTCTTGCCGTCGGGCGTGAAGAGCGGCGCGGTGTCCCACGCCTTGTTGGCGGCGGTGATGTTCTTCGGCGCGGCCGAGCCGTCGGCCGGGACGAGCCAGAGGTCGAAGTTGGTGGACCACGCCTCTTCGCGGCCGACGTTCTTGGCGCTGAAGACGACGTTCTTGCCGTCGGGCGCGAAGGTGTATTCATCGGTTCCGCCGAACGGGCGCGACGGGCTGTCGGCGTCCATCCCCTTCATCAGGTCGATCGGGGCGCCGCCGGCGACCGGCACGACGAAGAGGTGCGAGCGCTGGCCGGTGTCCCACGTGTCCCAGTGGCGGAAGAAGAGCTTGGTGTAGAGGCGGCCGCTGGCCGGCGCCTTCTCCTGCTTCTCCAGCTTGTCCTTGGTGCAGGCCAAGTCGGCGCAGTCCGGGAAGACGGCGATCGAGACGAGGAGACGGCCGCCGTCGGGGGAGACGATGAAGTTGTCCACGTCGAGCGGCAGGCGCGTCGCCTGCTCCGCCTCGCCGCCGTCGAGCCGCAGGCGGAAGACCTGCGAGGAGCCGCCGCGCGTCGAGAGGAAGTAGATCGACTTGCCGTCCGGCGCCCAGCGCGGGTTCGACTCCGCCTCGGGGCCGAAGGTCAACTGGCGCAGCCCGGCGCCGTCGATCCCGACCATCCAGAGGTCGTAGCGTCCCTTGTTGGCGGCGAGATCGGTCGTGCGCAGCACGAAGACGACCTGCTTGCCGTCGGGGGAGACTTGAGGCTCGGAGATCCGTTGCATCGCCACGAGGTCGTGGACGTCGAACGGGTGAGGCGCGTCGGCGGGGGCGGCGAAGGCCGCGGCCGCGAACAGCGCCGGCGCGAGGAACGAAAGGAACGGGAGACGTCGCATCGGGGGCCCTCCGGAACTATCGGACGTTGAGCTACAGCCGGAAGGACGACTATACCCTTCGGCCCGCGGTCCGCCGAAAAGAAGACGGCCGCCCGGCGGTTTCGCCGGACGGCCGCCCCCGGCGACGACGCGCCGGGCCCTTCGGGCGTTCGACGCCTACTTCATCTCGAGCGTCTTGATCTCGCCCAGCCCGAGCTTCTCCAGCTCCGGCCGGACGACCGCCGCGTCGCCGACGACGATGATCGCCAGACGCGACGGATCGAGCGCCTTCCTGAGCGCGGCGTTGACGTCGGCCGCGCCGAGCTTCTTGAGCGACTCCGGGTAGGCCTCGACGGCGTCGTCCGGCAGGT from bacterium includes the following:
- a CDS encoding S9 family peptidase; its protein translation is MRRLPFLSFLAPALFAAAAFAAPADAPHPFDVHDLVAMQRISEPQVSPDGKQVVFVLRTTDLAANKGRYDLWMVGIDGAGLRQLTFGPEAESNPRWAPDGKSIYFLSTRGGSSQVFRLRLDGGEAEQATRLPLDVDNFIVSPDGGRLLVSIAVFPDCADLACTKDKLEKQEKAPASGRLYTKLFFRHWDTWDTGQRSHLFVVPVAGGAPIDLMKGMDADSPSRPFGGTDEYTFAPDGKNVVFSAKNVGREEAWSTNFDLWLVPADGSAAPKNITAANKAWDTAPLFTPDGKTLVYKAMSRPGFEADRFRIMVRDWATGAERELAPAWDRSAGDMFFSADGKTLFVSADDLGHHPLFALDMATGAATRLTKYGTVAAAMRAGDKLLVALDHLRSPDELYTLKTDGAEFKAITAVNKDRLAAVGFGEPEQFTFVGAHGDTVHAWIVKPVGFDPAKKYPIAFLIHGGPQGSFGNDFHYRWNPQTYAARGYAALMVDFHGSTGYGQKFTDAIRGDWGGAPLEDLQKGLAAALAKYPWLDGGRACALGASYGGYMINWIAGAWPDGFKCLVVHDGNLDEQFAYYDTEELWFPEWEHGGTPWDNQAGYQKHNPINLVKNWKTPVLVVHGGKDYRVVETGGMGVFTAAQRKGIPSEFLYLPDENHWVLKPQNSILWHDTVLGWLDRWTK